From Halotia branconii CENA392, the proteins below share one genomic window:
- a CDS encoding SGNH/GDSL hydrolase family protein, translating to MRDPYLLAASLLTGLVLPTSALPQVSIIIPESTKFLSNLQNNSQPTVDNKHVPSFDISLAEFSGQMLLPPDTLQPAAAAQKNISSSDTSLPEFDSQELPQPIEPLLNRGYQQPYISLTSGNQLYYQRLAALKTGQIYTGMDDDRVQSSWESVNQRQLTYEDWKSLLILEAKAITQGQGENHLSILVGDSLSLWFPRQKLPTGKLWLNQGISGDTSEGILKRLGAFSATRPDVIYIMAGINDLRKGTSDDTILRNHRRIIRSLRQSHPKTKIIVQSILPTRLTKIPNSRIRGINIQLALIAKQEGANYLNIYNWFTDFEGNLRPELTTDGLHLSQEGYDVWRWALQQEEIKLTQLEN from the coding sequence ATGAGGGACCCTTATCTGTTGGCAGCAAGTTTGTTAACAGGATTAGTATTACCAACATCGGCTCTTCCACAGGTGTCGATTATCATCCCAGAAAGTACTAAATTCCTATCAAATTTACAAAATAATTCGCAACCAACAGTAGATAACAAACATGTTCCCAGCTTTGATATCTCCTTAGCAGAATTTAGTGGGCAGATGTTGCTACCTCCAGATACTTTACAACCAGCAGCAGCAGCTCAGAAAAATATCTCTAGTTCCGATACCTCCTTACCAGAATTTGATAGCCAAGAATTACCACAGCCAATAGAGCCATTACTTAACCGTGGCTACCAACAGCCTTACATCTCACTGACATCTGGCAATCAACTTTACTACCAAAGATTGGCTGCTCTGAAAACAGGACAGATTTATACAGGCATGGATGACGATCGCGTACAATCATCATGGGAGTCAGTCAATCAACGTCAACTCACTTATGAAGACTGGAAAAGTTTATTAATTTTAGAAGCTAAAGCAATTACCCAAGGTCAAGGTGAAAATCATCTCAGTATTTTAGTTGGTGACTCTTTGAGTTTGTGGTTTCCCAGACAAAAATTACCTACTGGGAAATTGTGGCTAAATCAAGGCATATCTGGAGATACTTCTGAAGGAATTTTAAAAAGATTAGGAGCATTTTCGGCAACACGACCAGATGTCATTTACATCATGGCTGGGATTAACGACTTACGCAAAGGTACTAGTGATGACACGATTTTGCGTAATCACCGCCGAATTATCCGCAGTCTACGGCAGAGTCATCCAAAAACTAAAATTATTGTTCAATCAATTTTGCCTACTCGCCTCACAAAAATTCCTAATAGCCGCATTCGTGGCATCAATATACAATTAGCTTTGATTGCCAAGCAAGAAGGAGCTAATTATCTAAATATTTATAATTGGTTTACAGATTTTGAAGGTAACTTGCGTCCAGAATTAACTACAGATGGGTTGCATCTATCACAAGAAGGATATGACGTTTGGCGATGGGCATTACAGCAAGAAGAAATCAAGCTCACACAGCTAGAAAATTGA
- the fghA gene encoding S-formylglutathione hydrolase, whose product MNNLQLISEYQSFGGKLGFYSHLSSTCNGDMRFAVYQPPQATQQSIPVLYFLSGLTCTEENFMAKAGAQRYAAEYGLMLVVPDTSPRNTGIAGEDDEGDFGTGAGFYVDATEKPWRSHYQMYSYVVQELPALIAANFPVQSDKQGIFGHSMGGHGALVCALKNPHLYKSVSAFAPIAAPISCPWGQKAFSLYLGTNQETWRGYDASELIKQTQYHSPILIDQGTADKFLVEQLLPEVFEEACRAVKQPLTLRYQEGYDHSYYFIASFIADHIRHHAIALGKI is encoded by the coding sequence ATGAATAATCTCCAACTGATTTCAGAATATCAAAGTTTTGGCGGCAAACTTGGCTTTTACTCTCATCTTTCTTCTACTTGTAATGGTGATATGCGCTTTGCCGTTTATCAACCACCACAAGCTACTCAACAATCAATACCAGTTCTTTATTTTCTTTCTGGTTTGACTTGTACTGAAGAAAATTTTATGGCAAAGGCAGGGGCGCAACGCTACGCAGCTGAATATGGTTTAATGCTAGTTGTGCCAGATACTAGCCCTCGTAATACCGGGATTGCAGGTGAGGATGATGAAGGGGATTTTGGTACAGGTGCAGGTTTCTATGTTGATGCTACAGAGAAACCGTGGCGATCGCACTACCAAATGTATAGTTATGTCGTTCAAGAATTACCTGCTTTAATTGCTGCTAATTTCCCCGTACAATCAGACAAACAAGGCATTTTCGGTCATTCAATGGGCGGACATGGGGCGTTAGTTTGTGCTTTGAAAAACCCGCACCTATACAAATCGGTATCTGCCTTTGCACCTATCGCTGCACCTATAAGTTGTCCTTGGGGTCAAAAGGCTTTTAGTCTTTATTTAGGAACTAATCAAGAAACTTGGCGTGGTTATGATGCTAGTGAATTAATTAAACAGACCCAATATCATAGCCCGATTTTGATTGACCAAGGGACTGCTGATAAATTTTTAGTTGAACAATTACTGCCAGAGGTGTTTGAGGAGGCTTGTAGGGCTGTCAAACAGCCCCTTACTTTACGTTACCAAGAGGGTTATGACCACAGTTATTATTTTATTGCTAGTTTTATTGCAGATCACATCCGTCACCATGCGATCGCTTTAGGTAAAATTTAG
- a CDS encoding Tab2/Atab2 family RNA-binding protein has protein sequence MHIWQADFYRSPVQDSEQVLWELSICDPTRSFEYAATCPQSAANSDWVTTQLQQAAGENLPDVIQVFRPQSLSLIQTAGQNLGINVEPTRRTLALKQWLQEKQYPLALDKPPPIPLPEKLWGEKWRFATLKAGELVDIFAERPIPILSMPEFLQPINLGLASTLPVPGIVIYGGRQSMRLAQWLASVRPVAINYIAGAPDGLILEAGLVDRWIVATFEDLEVTAAAKVYEQRKQQSQGLHFLLVQPDDSGMTYSGFWLLRAED, from the coding sequence ATGCATATATGGCAAGCTGATTTTTATCGCAGTCCGGTACAGGATTCTGAACAAGTTTTATGGGAGTTGTCGATTTGTGATCCGACTCGTAGCTTTGAGTATGCAGCCACTTGTCCTCAGTCAGCAGCGAACTCAGATTGGGTTACTACTCAACTTCAGCAAGCAGCGGGTGAAAATTTACCAGATGTAATTCAAGTGTTTCGTCCGCAATCTTTGAGTTTAATTCAAACCGCAGGACAAAATTTAGGTATTAATGTCGAACCTACCCGTCGCACTTTGGCATTGAAGCAGTGGTTGCAAGAAAAACAATATCCTTTAGCGCTGGATAAGCCACCGCCAATACCATTACCAGAAAAGCTGTGGGGAGAAAAATGGCGCTTTGCTACACTCAAAGCGGGTGAACTAGTAGATATCTTTGCAGAACGCCCTATTCCCATTTTATCCATGCCAGAATTTCTGCAACCCATTAATCTCGGTTTAGCATCAACATTACCAGTCCCAGGCATAGTAATTTATGGTGGACGGCAATCAATGCGCCTAGCCCAATGGTTAGCCTCAGTGCGCCCCGTAGCTATAAACTACATAGCTGGTGCGCCTGACGGCTTAATTTTAGAAGCTGGTTTAGTAGATAGATGGATTGTAGCGACTTTTGAAGATTTAGAGGTGACTGCTGCTGCTAAAGTTTATGAACAGCGAAAACAGCAAAGCCAAGGTTTGCATTTTTTGTTGGTGCAACCTGATGATTCTGGTATGACTTACAGTGGTTTTTGGTTATTACGGGCAGAAGATTAA
- the lipA gene encoding lipoyl synthase: protein MNSSQSAQLRSEITAMPDWLRRPIGKASEISTVQRIIKQRQIHTICEEGHCPNRGECYAQKTATFLLMGPTCTRSCAFCQVDKGHAPMPVDLEEPQKVAEAVQLLGLRYVVLTSVARDDLPDQGAGHFVKTMETIRQLNPETQIEVLTPDFWGGAGAGEKGQRQRIATIVQAKPACFNHNVETVQRLTDPVRRGAKYDRSLRVLSVVKEINPTIPTKSGLMLGHGETTAEVIETMKDLRKVGCDRLTIGQYMRPSLKHLPVQKYWTPEEFNALGSVAWEIGFNHVRSGPLVRSSYHAGEEG from the coding sequence ATGAACTCGTCACAATCAGCCCAACTCAGGTCAGAAATTACGGCAATGCCTGACTGGTTACGTCGTCCTATTGGCAAAGCTAGTGAGATCTCCACAGTACAACGCATTATTAAGCAGCGCCAAATTCACACAATTTGCGAAGAGGGACATTGCCCCAACCGAGGGGAATGCTATGCCCAAAAAACCGCAACTTTTCTATTGATGGGACCAACCTGCACACGTTCTTGTGCGTTTTGTCAAGTAGATAAAGGTCATGCACCAATGCCTGTTGATTTAGAGGAACCGCAAAAAGTAGCAGAGGCAGTACAGCTTTTGGGATTACGTTATGTTGTGCTAACCTCTGTCGCCCGTGATGACTTGCCAGATCAAGGAGCAGGTCATTTTGTGAAGACAATGGAAACTATCCGCCAGTTAAACCCAGAAACTCAAATTGAAGTGCTAACACCAGATTTCTGGGGTGGTGCTGGTGCTGGAGAAAAAGGTCAACGCCAACGAATAGCTACGATTGTCCAAGCCAAGCCAGCTTGTTTTAATCACAATGTTGAGACGGTGCAACGGCTAACAGACCCAGTGCGTCGAGGAGCGAAATATGATCGCTCACTGCGGGTGCTTTCTGTAGTCAAAGAAATAAATCCGACTATCCCCACCAAATCAGGTTTGATGTTGGGACATGGAGAAACAACAGCAGAAGTGATCGAAACCATGAAAGATTTAAGGAAAGTAGGGTGCGATCGCCTGACTATTGGTCAATATATGCGCCCCTCCCTAAAACATCTACCAGTTCAAAAATACTGGACACCAGAGGAATTTAATGCGCTTGGCAGCGTAGCATGGGAAATAGGATTCAACCACGTCCGTTCCGGGCCTCTGGTTCGTAGTTCTTACCATGCAGGTGAAGAGGGATGA
- a CDS encoding type II toxin-antitoxin system VapC family toxin: MGKLVLATSGSIYIDTSVVIYTIEGNPDYYSLLQPLWSKFYAGEIQIISSELILMEVLIVPLRNGNNFLVADYEELLLSSQVQLITISQSILRQAANLRATSNLKTPDAIHAATALSVTCNQFITNDKGFRNAPGLPVVILSEVLAS, translated from the coding sequence ATGGGAAAGCTAGTACTTGCAACAAGTGGCTCTATTTATATAGATACTTCGGTGGTTATTTATACTATTGAAGGTAATCCAGACTATTATTCTTTGCTGCAACCACTATGGTCTAAGTTTTACGCAGGGGAAATTCAAATCATTAGCAGCGAACTAATATTAATGGAGGTTTTAATTGTTCCATTGCGTAATGGTAACAATTTTTTAGTAGCAGACTATGAGGAACTATTATTATCATCTCAAGTGCAGTTAATTACTATTAGTCAATCAATACTGCGACAAGCTGCTAATCTTCGGGCTACAAGTAACCTCAAAACACCCGATGCTATTCATGCTGCTACAGCTTTATCTGTTACTTGCAACCAATTTATCACCAACGATAAAGGCTTTCGTAATGCTCCGGGTTTACCTGTTGTTATCCTCAGTGAAGTTTTAGCATCTTGA
- a CDS encoding response regulator: MASNKILVIDDTTVVRVKVREMLPPGNFEVLEAKDGLEGLNLIRQEKLSLIMLDFLLPKMSGWEVFQQVQAHPELRKIPLVIMSGRKEEVTEKLPEPFQYFDFLGKPFDQKQLIGAIKSAMAKAKQPRQEPVAAFATKNGTVAAIAATNGSTTTVSITNGAANGTMATSDAATVSAAEIEALNEKIVKMQAEIDGLKKQLTQVVTFIKQKIK; this comes from the coding sequence GTGGCAAGTAACAAAATTTTAGTTATCGATGACACTACAGTTGTCAGGGTAAAAGTCAGAGAAATGTTGCCTCCAGGCAACTTTGAGGTATTAGAAGCAAAAGACGGTCTAGAAGGACTAAATCTTATCCGCCAGGAAAAACTCAGCTTAATTATGTTGGATTTCCTGTTACCTAAAATGAGTGGCTGGGAAGTTTTCCAACAAGTTCAAGCTCATCCTGAGTTAAGAAAGATTCCTTTGGTAATCATGTCTGGTCGTAAGGAAGAGGTGACGGAAAAACTCCCAGAACCTTTTCAATATTTTGATTTTCTTGGTAAGCCTTTTGACCAAAAGCAACTCATTGGTGCAATTAAGTCAGCAATGGCAAAGGCTAAACAGCCGCGCCAAGAACCAGTAGCAGCTTTTGCCACTAAAAATGGTACAGTGGCAGCCATTGCCGCCACAAATGGCTCAACAACGACTGTGAGTATTACCAATGGTGCTGCAAATGGCACTATGGCAACCTCTGATGCTGCGACAGTTTCTGCGGCAGAAATTGAGGCGCTAAATGAGAAAATTGTCAAAATGCAAGCAGAAATCGATGGTTTGAAGAAACAGCTAACTCAAGTTGTGACTTTTATTAAACAGAAAATTAAGTAG
- a CDS encoding DUF4864 domain-containing protein: MKVTDSDSVAIRFVIERQLAAFQKDDAQGAFAFASPGIQKQFLTAEKFMQMVRISYPAVYRPRSIFFEKITTIQGNITQSVLLLSPHGVPLRALYLMEKQPDDTWKINGCFLVSVEAEII, from the coding sequence ATGAAAGTTACTGATAGCGATTCCGTCGCCATACGTTTTGTAATTGAACGCCAATTAGCAGCTTTTCAAAAAGACGATGCTCAAGGTGCTTTTGCCTTTGCCAGTCCCGGAATCCAGAAGCAATTTTTGACTGCTGAAAAATTTATGCAGATGGTCAGAATCAGCTACCCAGCCGTGTATCGTCCTCGTTCTATCTTTTTTGAGAAGATTACAACTATCCAAGGCAATATTACTCAGTCAGTATTGCTACTTAGCCCTCATGGTGTTCCCCTGAGAGCTTTATATTTGATGGAAAAACAGCCAGATGATACTTGGAAGATTAACGGCTGCTTTCTTGTTTCTGTGGAAGCTGAAATTATTTAA
- a CDS encoding branched-chain amino acid ABC transporter permease has protein sequence MDTQLIQLIVNGIAVGSIIALAAVGLTLTYGILRLSNFAHGDFLTLGAYLTLLVNAVGINIWLSMVLAAIGTVVMMLLSEKLLWSRMRDLRASSTTLIIISIGLALFLRNGIILVWGGKNQNYNVPVTSALDIWGVKVPQNQLLVLGLAVLAILALHYLLQNTKIGKAMRAVADDLDLARVSGINVDQVIFWTWLIAGIFTSLGGSMYGLITAVRPNMGWFLILPLFASVILGGIGNPYGAIIAAFIIGIVQEVSTIWLGSQYKQGIALLIMILVLLIRPKGLFKGTI, from the coding sequence ATGGATACACAACTCATTCAACTAATTGTCAATGGGATTGCTGTAGGTAGCATTATTGCTCTAGCAGCAGTAGGACTGACTCTTACCTACGGAATTTTACGGTTATCTAACTTTGCCCACGGAGATTTTCTCACTTTAGGAGCTTATTTAACTCTGTTAGTAAATGCTGTAGGGATAAATATTTGGCTATCAATGGTTCTGGCGGCAATAGGAACAGTGGTAATGATGCTGTTGTCCGAAAAGTTGCTGTGGTCAAGGATGCGCGACCTCCGTGCTAGTTCTACTACATTGATTATTATTTCCATTGGACTGGCCTTATTCCTCCGCAATGGCATTATCTTAGTCTGGGGCGGCAAGAATCAAAATTACAATGTGCCTGTTACCTCTGCTTTGGATATTTGGGGCGTAAAAGTGCCACAAAACCAATTGTTGGTATTAGGGTTAGCAGTGCTGGCAATTTTAGCCTTACACTACCTGCTGCAAAACACTAAAATCGGTAAAGCAATGCGAGCAGTTGCTGACGATTTAGATTTAGCTAGGGTTTCTGGGATTAATGTAGACCAAGTTATCTTCTGGACTTGGCTGATAGCTGGTATATTTACTTCCTTGGGTGGGAGCATGTACGGATTGATTACGGCTGTACGCCCGAATATGGGGTGGTTTTTGATTTTGCCTTTGTTCGCTTCCGTGATTTTGGGCGGCATTGGCAATCCTTACGGAGCAATTATTGCAGCTTTTATTATTGGCATTGTCCAGGAAGTTAGTACTATCTGGTTGGGTTCTCAGTACAAACAGGGTATAGCACTGTTAATTATGATTTTGGTGCTGCTTATTCGCCCCAAGGGTTTATTTAAAGGGACGATTTGA
- a CDS encoding photosystem I protein PsaX, with the protein MTAKSKSSAVADTGAKPPYAFRTGWAILLLAINFLVAAYYFHIIE; encoded by the coding sequence ATGACCGCTAAAAGCAAAAGTTCCGCAGTAGCTGACACTGGAGCTAAACCTCCCTACGCCTTTCGTACGGGTTGGGCAATACTGCTGTTAGCTATCAACTTTTTGGTAGCGGCTTATTATTTCCACATCATCGAATAA
- the larE gene encoding ATP-dependent sacrificial sulfur transferase LarE, with translation MLIEKLNQLQALFAEMEQALIAYSGGVDSTLVAKIAYDVLGDRALAITAISPSLLPEELEDAKIQAATIGISHQIVQTHEMENPNYTSNPVNRCYFCKSELHDTLKPLALELGYPYVVDGVNADDLHDYRPGIQAAKERGARSPLAEVGVTKAEVRQLSQQLGLPWWDKPAQPCLSSRFPYGEEITVAKLQRVGRAEIYLRKLGWQNLRVRSEGDTARIELPPEQIQDFVLMTDLPTIVSAFQKLGFIYVTLDLEGYRSGKLNQVLHQQALSVK, from the coding sequence ATGTTAATCGAAAAATTAAACCAATTACAAGCTTTATTTGCAGAAATGGAGCAGGCCTTAATTGCTTACTCTGGGGGCGTTGATAGTACTTTGGTAGCTAAGATTGCTTACGATGTGCTAGGCGATCGCGCTTTGGCAATCACAGCGATTTCTCCTTCGTTGTTACCTGAAGAGCTGGAAGATGCCAAAATTCAAGCTGCAACTATTGGCATTTCTCATCAAATCGTTCAAACTCACGAGATGGAAAATCCCAATTACACTTCTAACCCTGTCAATCGCTGTTACTTTTGCAAAAGTGAATTACACGATACTCTCAAACCTTTAGCTTTAGAGTTGGGTTATCCTTATGTGGTAGATGGGGTGAACGCCGACGACTTACACGATTATCGCCCAGGAATCCAAGCAGCTAAAGAAAGAGGTGCGCGATCGCCTTTAGCAGAAGTTGGTGTCACTAAAGCTGAAGTCCGTCAACTTTCACAACAATTAGGATTACCTTGGTGGGACAAACCCGCCCAACCTTGTCTGAGTTCCCGCTTTCCTTACGGTGAAGAAATTACTGTAGCCAAGTTGCAACGAGTAGGTAGAGCAGAGATTTACCTGCGAAAGCTGGGTTGGCAAAATTTACGTGTGCGTTCTGAAGGCGATACAGCACGTATTGAATTACCGCCAGAACAAATTCAAGATTTTGTATTAATGACTGATTTGCCAACAATAGTTTCGGCATTTCAAAAGTTAGGATTTATCTATGTAACTTTAGATTTAGAAGGTTATCGTAGCGGTAAATTAAATCAGGTTTTGCATCAACAAGCCTTGAGCGTTAAATAA
- a CDS encoding DUF2470 domain-containing protein: MSEEFSAEISSRICKHMNEDHADAVVLYAQAFGGVTNATTSQMRSIDAQGMDLTAQVNGEVVPVRIQFDHVLADAEDAHQTLIAMVKQARIKAK; the protein is encoded by the coding sequence ATGTCTGAAGAGTTTTCTGCTGAAATTAGCTCCCGCATCTGCAAACACATGAACGAAGATCATGCTGATGCGGTGGTTCTTTATGCTCAAGCTTTTGGCGGTGTCACAAATGCTACAACATCACAGATGCGTTCAATTGATGCTCAGGGAATGGATTTAACAGCACAAGTAAATGGAGAAGTTGTTCCAGTTCGCATTCAGTTTGATCATGTTTTGGCAGATGCAGAAGATGCTCACCAAACTTTAATTGCAATGGTGAAACAGGCACGGATTAAGGCAAAGTAG
- the hrmK gene encoding hybrid histidine kinase/response regulator HrmK codes for MQQYSSLPEQNSQIDITPTPLIKIQQLRTELWLERSLNRLQNRLNDCLLGAGDTGLQVKKATETEIFQIVVQELDIALNNSKVAIALFQPEKTVAQVCCVSRSPSLAEVMPKKAKQLPLRLQELIELKDLQQLENQQPPSAWRLTDAAGGVIGWIIVTTISPSSDCKTVTALETQLRSQLITKSVQHCINAITQLRQIQYWQQQSEQLDKFNQQLERTNQLKNQFLANTSHEIRTPLSSIIGFTQLLLAQGYEPSRERHQEYLNIIQSSGKHLLALINDILDLSKIEANQLEVQWEIVNVPDLCRNVLALVKEKAANKGLKLCLEIDSDITTLVADSLRLKQMLLNLLFNALKFTSTGTVGLQVINKGLFVHFRVWDTGIGISQEDQKQLFKPYFQIANSVANRSEGTGLGLVVTQKLAEIHNGYVEVESEVNHGSRFTIILPLTPFKEVVKNEIKIVEIVDKITSYSLKILLVEDDLPNGQLMQSYLNKLGYQVTWVNNAVEMWQALTQINPAVILMDVKLSDENGLNLVQQLRENQQYYQIPVIAQTAMAMKGDRETCLGAGVNDYISKPIDLPLLASLVAKYSQLPKSKSSEDNE; via the coding sequence ATGCAGCAGTATTCAAGCTTACCAGAACAGAACTCACAGATAGATATAACGCCAACACCTTTAATAAAAATCCAGCAACTTCGTACTGAATTATGGCTGGAACGTAGTCTAAATCGGTTGCAAAATCGCCTGAATGATTGCCTACTTGGTGCTGGTGACACAGGTTTACAGGTAAAGAAAGCCACAGAAACGGAAATTTTCCAAATTGTGGTGCAGGAACTCGACATTGCTTTGAATAATAGTAAAGTGGCGATCGCACTATTTCAACCAGAAAAAACAGTTGCTCAAGTTTGCTGTGTTTCTCGTTCGCCATCCTTGGCAGAGGTAATGCCCAAAAAAGCCAAACAGTTACCCTTGAGATTGCAAGAGTTAATAGAACTCAAAGATTTACAGCAGCTGGAGAATCAACAACCACCTAGTGCTTGGCGTTTGACTGATGCTGCTGGCGGCGTTATCGGCTGGATAATTGTTACTACAATATCCCCCAGTTCTGATTGCAAAACCGTTACAGCTTTAGAAACTCAACTGCGATCGCAATTAATTACAAAATCTGTCCAACACTGTATTAATGCAATAACACAACTAAGGCAAATACAATATTGGCAACAACAGTCTGAGCAATTAGACAAATTTAATCAACAACTAGAGCGCACCAATCAACTTAAAAACCAGTTTTTGGCAAATACTAGTCATGAAATTCGCACACCGCTGAGTTCTATTATCGGTTTTACCCAGTTGCTCTTAGCCCAAGGCTACGAGCCAAGTCGAGAACGCCATCAAGAATATTTAAATATAATTCAGTCTAGCGGTAAGCATCTATTAGCATTAATCAACGATATTTTAGATCTCTCCAAAATTGAAGCTAACCAGCTAGAAGTGCAGTGGGAAATAGTGAACGTGCCAGATCTTTGTCGTAATGTTTTGGCATTAGTAAAAGAAAAAGCCGCTAACAAAGGTTTAAAACTTTGTCTAGAAATAGACTCTGATATTACAACCTTGGTTGCTGATTCGCTACGACTAAAGCAAATGCTGTTAAACTTACTATTTAATGCCCTGAAGTTTACCAGCACAGGTACTGTTGGCTTACAAGTCATAAATAAAGGTCTATTTGTACATTTTCGAGTTTGGGATACAGGCATTGGTATTTCTCAAGAAGACCAAAAACAACTATTTAAACCTTATTTCCAAATTGCCAACTCTGTAGCCAATCGCAGTGAAGGTACTGGTTTAGGCTTAGTGGTAACTCAAAAACTTGCTGAAATTCATAATGGTTACGTCGAGGTAGAATCTGAAGTTAATCACGGTTCACGTTTTACCATCATTCTTCCTCTCACACCTTTTAAAGAAGTGGTGAAAAATGAAATAAAAATAGTAGAGATAGTAGATAAAATAACTAGTTATTCCTTAAAGATTTTATTAGTTGAAGATGATTTGCCTAATGGCCAATTAATGCAAAGCTATCTGAATAAATTGGGATATCAGGTGACTTGGGTAAATAATGCCGTCGAAATGTGGCAAGCTCTCACACAAATCAACCCAGCCGTAATTTTAATGGATGTAAAACTATCAGATGAAAATGGACTGAATTTGGTGCAACAGCTGCGAGAAAATCAGCAGTATTACCAAATTCCGGTAATTGCCCAAACGGCAATGGCAATGAAAGGCGATCGCGAAACTTGTTTAGGTGCTGGAGTGAATGACTATATTTCTAAACCTATTGACTTACCACTATTAGCCAGTTTAGTTGCCAAATATAGTCAATTACCAAAATCAAAATCATCAGAAGATAATGAATAA